In Zingiber officinale cultivar Zhangliang chromosome 6A, Zo_v1.1, whole genome shotgun sequence, a single genomic region encodes these proteins:
- the LOC121997214 gene encoding uncharacterized protein LOC121997214 — protein sequence MSDGWTDGKNRSLINFLVNSPADTFFLKSIDASDSIKNGELIFKYLNDVVDEVGEENVIQIVTDNASNCIKAGEKIMETRHRIWWTPCAAHCIDLMLEDIAKLKIFSDTIEHAKMVVKFLYGHGTILSLMRKYTNGKEILRPAVTRFATSFLTLQSMYKVKRPLEQMFASEDWVSSPLSQTTQGKVVKRIVINDPNFWPHVAFCVKSVVPLVSVLREVDSEERSAMGYIYELMDKAKETIKFNCGGVDRKYKPIWKKIDSRWTPQLHHPLHAAGYYLNPQLRYEERFSYCDEVRDGLYTCMDRMLSSDDRLKADIQLDLYDKAEGEFGTPIAKRTRMLRTPVSWWERFGSKTPELTTFAIRVLGLTCSASGCERNWSTFESIHTKKRNRLEHAKLNALVFVKYNFKLRERSIRRRDKIDPIVVDEINSDDEWITEKEGPVLPVTTKWLEDDELFESDPIVSVPSATFESLFDSDKRVEDVEDIVEVPPTNSKKRVAENSSGSKDKQARLSLVDVEDNHLDAENYGVIPTFDSGNFPTIDTIDDDSDIELDDTDYF from the exons ATGTCCGATGGTTGGACGGATGGaaagaatagaagtttgatcaattttttAGTAAATAGTCCCGCCGacactttctttttgaaatctaTTGATGCATCAGATTCTATTAAAAATGGGGAATTGATCTTTAAATATCTTAATGATGTTGTTGATGAGGTGGGAGAGGaaaatgtaattcaaattgtcaCGGATAATGCTTCGAATTGCATTAAGGCGGGGGAAAAAATTATGGAGACTAGACATAGAATTTGGTGGACACCTTGTGCGGCGCATTGCATTGATCTAATGTTGGAGGATATTGCAAAGTTGAAGATTTTTTCTGACACAATTGAGCATGCTAAGATGGTTGTGAAGTTCCTTTATGGTCATGGGACTATACTTTCTTTGATGAGAAAGTATACAAACGGTAAAGAAATTCTCCGTCCCGCTGTTACTCGCTTTGCTACTTCATTTCTCACTCTTCAGAGTATGTATAAGGTTAAAAGGCCACTTGAACAAATGTTTGCTTCCGAAGATTGGGTTAGTTCACCACTATCTCAAACAACTCAGGGGAAGGTCGTGAAGAGAATTGTTATTAATGATCCCAACTTTTGGCCACATGTTGCATTTTGTGTTAAGAGTGTTGTTCCTCTTGTAAGTGTGTTAAGGGAAGTTGATTCGGAGGAGAGATCGGCCATGGGATATATTTATGAACTTATGGATAAGGCAAAAGAgacaataaaatttaattgtggGGGAGTTGACAGAAAATACAaacccatttggaaaaaaattGATTCACGATGGACTCCACAACTTCATCATCCTCTACACGCGGCCGGGTACTATTTGAATCCACAATTGCGTTATGAAGAAAGATTTTCTTATTGTGATGAAGTTAGAGATGGATTGTATACTTGCATGGATAGGATGTTGTCTTCTGATGATCGTCTTAAAGCAGACATCCAATTGGACTTATATGATAAAGCTGAAGGAGAATTTGGAACTCCAATAGCAAAACGAACAAGAATGTTGCGAACTCCGG TCTCGTGGTGGGAACGTTTTGGAAGTAAGACACCCGAGCTTACTACATTTGCAATTCGAGTGCTTGGTCTCACTTGTAGTGCTTCgggatgtgaaagaaattggagcacTTTTGAATCG ATTCATACAAAAAAGAGAAATAGGCTTGAACATGCAAAGTTGAATGCGTTGGTGTTTGTGAAATATAACTTCAAGCTTAGGGAGAGAAGTATTAGGAGGAGAGACAAGATTGATCCCATTGTAGTTGATGAAATTAATTCAGATGACGAATGGATAACTGAGAAAGAAGGTCCAGTTCTCCCCGTAACTACTAAATGGCTTGAAGATGATGAATTATTTGAAAGTGATCCTATTGTGAGTGTGCCATCTGCTACCTTTGAAAGTCTTTTCGACTCAGATAAGCGAGTCGAAGATGTTGAGGATATAGTTGAAGTTCCTCCTACGAATTCAAAAAAAAGAGTTGCTGAAAATTCAA GTGGAAGCAAAGACAAACAAGCAAGGTTGAGTCTTGTTGATGTGGAAGATAATCATCTTGATGCTGAAAATTATGGAGTAATTCCAACTTTTGATAGTGGAAATTTTCCAACCATAGACACTATTGATGATGATAGTGATATAGAGTTGGATGATACTGATTATTTTTAA